Proteins from one Cicer arietinum cultivar CDC Frontier isolate Library 1 chromosome 3, Cicar.CDCFrontier_v2.0, whole genome shotgun sequence genomic window:
- the LOC101492948 gene encoding plasmodesmata-located protein 8: MLSSLQLHTTQRIILALRLSYLLIFTFSLPSSHGYPSRSHITIYASCSEEKYQPNTLFESNLNTFLSSVASSSSQVTYNSFAIGNESSTQQEGSVYGLYQCRGDLHPIDCSKCVGRAVNEISLVCPYSLGASLQLEGCYLRYEHSGDFLGKLDTNIRYKKCSKDASSDVEFFRRRDDVLADLQTANGFRVSSSGLVQGFAQCVGDLIVSDCSSCLIDAVGKLKSLCGSAAAADVFLGQCYARYWASGYYDESDSHNNDEVGKSVAIIVGVFGGLAVLVVLLSICKKAAG; this comes from the exons atgtTGAGTAGTCTTCAACTACACACCACTCAAAGAATAATATTAGCTCTAAGACTCTCTTATCTTCTAATTTTCACTTTTTCACTTCCTAGTTCCCATGGCTACCCTTCAAGATCTCATATCACCATCTATGCAAGCTGCTCTGAAGAAAAATACCAACCAAACACACTCTTTGAATCAAACCTTAACACCTTTCTATCTTCAGTTGCAAGTTCATCATCTCAAGTTACTTACAATAGTTTTGCTATTGGAAACGAAAGCTCAACACAACAAGAAGGAAGTGTATATGGTTTATACCAATGTAGAGGTGATTTGCATCCAATTGATTGCTCAAAGTGTGTTGGAAGAGCTGTTAATGAAATAAGCTTAGTTTGTCCTTATTCCCTTGGTGCTTCTTTGCAACTTGAAGGTTGTTATCTAAGATATGAACATAGTGGTGATTTTCTTGGGAAATTGGATACAAACATTAGGTACAAGAAATGTAGTAAAGATGCGAGTAGTGATGTCGAGTTCTTTCGGCGTAGAGACGATGTTCTTGCGGATTTGCAAACGGCGAACGGATTTAGAGTGAGTAGTTCAGGATTAGTTCAAGGATTTGCACAATGTGTGGGTGATTTAATTGTATCAGATTGTTCATCTTGTTTAATTGATGCTGTTGGAAAGCTTAAGAGTTTATGTGGATCAGCAGCTGCAGCTGATGTATTCTTGGGACAATGTTATGCTCGGTATTGGGCTTCTGGCTACTATGATGAATCAG ATTCCCACAACAATGACGAGGTGGGGAAATCAGTTGCAATTATTGTTGGAGTGTTTGGGGGTCTAGCTGTTTTAGTTGTCCTTCTCTCAATTTGCAAAAAAGCAGCGG GCTAA